The Macrococcoides canis genome has a window encoding:
- a CDS encoding OsmC family protein: protein MIHKFECTAKFDGGYHGIGSIDNRNLKTAISIPKEMDGPDVGTNPDELLLSAAITCFTITLSSFLHKNNIPVSIDYINAEGFVEKERGQLYYRAIHYNVYLKTDDQIDDKKLIRYVNKAEQHCMITRALKGNVTINIENIFLNNNILK, encoded by the coding sequence ATGATACATAAATTTGAATGTACTGCTAAGTTTGATGGTGGTTATCATGGTATTGGCTCAATTGACAACAGAAATTTGAAAACAGCTATTTCTATTCCTAAAGAAATGGATGGTCCCGATGTAGGAACTAATCCTGATGAACTGCTGCTTAGTGCAGCTATTACATGTTTTACCATCACCTTAAGTTCATTTCTGCATAAAAATAATATTCCTGTATCGATTGACTATATCAATGCAGAAGGATTTGTAGAGAAAGAACGTGGTCAGCTATATTATCGAGCTATACATTACAATGTTTATCTCAAAACAGATGATCAAATTGATGATAAGAAACTTATACGATATGTGAATAAAGCTGAACAGCACTGTATGATCACGCGTGCACTTAAAGGCAATGTAACCATTAATATCGAAAATATTTTTTTAAATAATAATATATTGAAATAA